A region of Subdoligranulum variabile DNA encodes the following proteins:
- a CDS encoding CobW family GTP-binding protein, producing MAENKTKIDIFSGFLGAGKTTLIKKLIQECFAGERIVLIENEFGEIGIDGGFMREAGIQVNELNSGCICCSLVGDFREALKKVVETYHPDRILIEPSGVGKLSDVTRAVEGVAETLPVILNSFVTVADVNKVKMYMKNFGEFYDDQVSHASCIILSRTGNASEKKIADAVALLTEKNPTATIVTTDWTALSGAQIVSVMDGKRDLVAELLDQARAANEAHAGEEEHHHHHHHEDGEEHECCHHHHDEDEEHECCHHHHDEDEEHECCHHHHHDEDEEHECCHHHHDEDEEHECCHHHHDEDEEHECCHHHDHDHEEGECCHHHDHDHHEHHYDEHGVCSCGHHHHDHDADEVFTSWGRETAHKFSRAVLDEALTKLDGGDYGMILRAKGIVDGGADGWLEFDMVPGEHEIRPSTPDVTGKLCVIGSKLQEGAIAELFGL from the coding sequence ATGGCAGAGAATAAGACCAAAATTGATATTTTTTCCGGCTTTCTGGGCGCAGGCAAGACCACGCTCATCAAGAAACTGATCCAGGAGTGCTTCGCCGGGGAGCGCATCGTCCTGATCGAAAACGAATTCGGCGAGATCGGCATTGACGGCGGCTTCATGCGGGAGGCCGGCATCCAGGTCAACGAACTGAACTCCGGCTGCATCTGCTGCTCCCTGGTGGGCGACTTCCGGGAGGCCCTGAAAAAGGTCGTCGAGACCTACCACCCCGACCGCATCCTCATCGAGCCCTCCGGCGTGGGCAAGCTGTCCGACGTGACCCGCGCCGTGGAAGGCGTGGCCGAGACCCTGCCCGTCATCCTCAACAGCTTTGTCACCGTGGCCGATGTGAACAAGGTCAAGATGTATATGAAGAACTTCGGCGAGTTCTACGATGACCAGGTCAGCCATGCTTCCTGCATCATCCTCAGCCGCACCGGCAACGCCAGCGAAAAGAAGATCGCCGACGCCGTGGCCCTGCTCACCGAGAAGAACCCCACCGCCACCATCGTCACCACCGACTGGACCGCCCTGTCCGGCGCCCAGATCGTCTCGGTCATGGACGGCAAGCGCGACCTGGTGGCCGAGCTGCTGGACCAGGCCCGGGCCGCCAACGAGGCCCATGCCGGCGAGGAGGAGCATCACCACCATCACCACCATGAGGACGGCGAGGAGCATGAGTGCTGCCACCATCATCATGACGAGGACGAGGAGCACGAGTGCTGCCACCATCATCATGACGAGGACGAGGAGCACGAGTGCTGCCACCACCATCATCATGACGAGGACGAGGAGCACGAATGCTGCCACCACCATCATGACGAGGATGAGGAGCATGAGTGCTGCCACCACCATCATGACGAGGATGAGGAGCATGAGTGCTGCCACCATCACGATCATGACCATGAGGAGGGCGAGTGCTGCCATCATCACGATCATGACCATCACGAGCACCACTACGACGAGCACGGCGTCTGCAGCTGCGGGCATCATCACCACGACCACGACGCCGACGAGGTATTCACCAGCTGGGGCCGGGAGACGGCCCACAAGTTCAGCCGCGCGGTGCTGGACGAGGCCCTCACCAAGCTGGACGGCGGCGATTACGGCATGATCCTGCGGGCCAAGGGCATCGTGGACGGCGGCGCCGACGGCTGGCTGGAGTTCGACATGGTCCCCGGCGAGCACGAGATCCGTCCCAGCACCCCCGACGTCACCGGCAAGCTCTGCGTCATCGGCTCCAAACTGCAAGAGGGCGCTATTGCAGAACTGTTTGGCCTTTAA
- a CDS encoding TIGR03943 family putative permease subunit: MARQIPVYLFVGQLESGKTKFIQETMEDPQFDSGDKTLLLVCEEGEEEYDPDRFAFGGVHVAQLEDKSELNKENLEALEKKSGCGRVIIEYNGMWLIQDLYDALPDNWLVYQCLATADGTTIKTYAGDNAMRSLLLDKLRGSELLVVNRAEHVNDDESRQLIHKLVRQASRRCDIAYEFADGSVAYDDIPDPLPFDVNAPVIEIPEEFFGIWYMDCMDDAKKYDGKTVKFLAQVCQTNRAGKNSFVPGRFAMTCCVQDIQFVGFPCKYDDYKNLEQRSWITLTAKVNVKYHPIYQGQTPDSTGPVLTALKVEPGEKPKDDVVMFS; encoded by the coding sequence ATGGCAAGACAGATTCCGGTCTACCTGTTTGTAGGCCAGCTGGAGAGCGGCAAGACCAAGTTCATCCAGGAGACGATGGAGGACCCCCAGTTCGATTCCGGCGACAAGACGCTGCTGCTGGTCTGCGAGGAGGGCGAGGAAGAGTACGATCCCGACCGCTTCGCTTTCGGCGGGGTGCATGTGGCCCAGCTGGAGGACAAGAGCGAGCTGAACAAAGAAAACCTGGAAGCGCTGGAGAAAAAATCCGGCTGCGGCCGTGTCATCATCGAGTACAACGGCATGTGGCTGATCCAGGACCTGTACGACGCCCTGCCGGACAACTGGCTGGTGTATCAGTGCCTGGCCACGGCGGACGGCACCACCATCAAGACCTACGCGGGGGACAACGCCATGCGGTCCCTCTTGCTGGACAAGCTGCGGGGCAGTGAGCTGCTGGTGGTGAACCGCGCCGAGCATGTCAACGACGACGAGAGCCGCCAGCTCATCCACAAGCTGGTGCGCCAGGCCAGCCGCCGCTGCGACATCGCCTACGAGTTCGCCGACGGCAGCGTGGCCTACGACGACATCCCCGACCCGCTGCCCTTCGACGTGAACGCCCCGGTCATCGAGATCCCCGAGGAATTCTTCGGCATCTGGTATATGGACTGCATGGACGACGCCAAGAAATACGACGGTAAGACGGTGAAATTCCTGGCCCAGGTCTGCCAGACCAACCGCGCGGGCAAGAACAGCTTTGTGCCCGGCCGGTTCGCCATGACCTGCTGCGTGCAGGACATCCAGTTTGTGGGCTTCCCCTGCAAGTACGACGACTACAAGAACCTGGAACAGCGCAGCTGGATCACCCTGACCGCCAAGGTCAACGTGAAGTACCATCCCATCTACCAGGGCCAGACCCCCGATTCCACCGGCCCGGTGCTGACGGCCCTCAAAGTCGAACCCGGCGAAAAGCCCAAGGACGACGTGGTCATGTTCAGCTGA